A genomic segment from Necator americanus strain Aroian chromosome III, whole genome shotgun sequence encodes:
- a CDS encoding hypothetical protein (NECATOR_CHRIII.G9704.T1), with amino-acid sequence MARKEEKFDGICMVSKTSNHFQAFEKDEFVETAGLKESWMKDSHASKQGYRKGFSKTDHIHAVSKLIEVSREYKMPLCLTFIDLKTFDSAETEAVVEALDNQGVPTRT; translated from the exons aTGGCGAGGAAAGAGGAgaagtttgatgggatatgcatggtgtcaaagacctcgaaccattttcaggcctttgaaaaagacgagtttgtcgaaacggcag GGTTGAAagagtcttggatgaaggacagccatgcgagcaagcaggggtatcgaaaaggattcagcaagactgaccacattcacgctgtttcgaaactcatcgaggtatcacgagagtacaagatgccgctctgtctcaccttcatcgacttaaagaccTTCGACTCAgctgagacggaagcggtcgtggaagccttggacaaccaaggcgtccctactcgcacataa
- a CDS encoding hypothetical protein (NECATOR_CHRIII.G9705.T1): MQKLEWDDLGVKFDGRQLHHLHFADDIVLITPSISHAEPMLTEVDETCGCIGLQLNLQKTMFMRNGWVSDAPITLNGTNISECTSYIYLGRELNMMNDLTLELGRRKRAYKSIEDVVKKTRNTRLRAHLFNTNTLPALTYASETWAFRKQKENAVSVIERAIEKVMLGVSRFTQLRDGIRSSLLRQLSKIRDAVTFAKET; encoded by the coding sequence atgcaaaagttggaatgggacgacttGGGAGTGAAgtttgatggtcggcagctgcACCATTTGCacttcgctgatgacatcgtactgataacacctagcatcagccatgCGGAACCAATGCTTACCGAagtcgacgaaacatgtggatgtatcggtcttcagctgaatctgcaaaagacgatgttcatgcgcaacggatgggtctcggatgccccaatcacgctcaacggaacgaacatatccgaatgcaccagctacatttatttgggtcgggaattgaacatgatgaacgacttgaccctcgagctgggcaggaggaaacgagcgtacaagagcatcgaggatgtagtgaagaagaccaggaacacgcggctccgtgctcatctcttcaacaccaacactcttcctgctttgacttatgcttcggaaacctgggcatttcgcaagcagaaagaaaacgcggtgagcgtcattgaacgcgcaattgagaaagtgatgctaggagtatcccgtttcacgcaattgagggacgggattcgaagttctctcctacgtcagctatcaaagattagagacgctgttacgtttgccaaggaaactTAA
- a CDS encoding hypothetical protein (NECATOR_CHRIII.G9703.T1): MIPEEEVLTNAKVGVGGTCLQRKEEYNCAKEDVIYGFRIKRASYRSFFESGSFYAHDFAILELTDNVPKHIHHICLPHMNKKIDISDSSIRMSSFGWGSDRVKMTKKECKKFYPKQLDDTFCTFERADECICEGDSGGGVTANIDGRTYLAGVLFRGTPCKDLYSGRKEPTAQFEVVIGAKSAPNYERARRDAQKVRGVQRESRLNFEHAPVTPRQSH; the protein is encoded by the exons ATGATTCCTGAAGAAGAGGTTCTGACTAATGCCAAGGTTGGGGTCGGTGGTACTTGTCTGCAACGAAAGGAAGAATACAACTGTGCTAAAGAAGATGTTATTTACGGGTTCCGCATTAAGAG agCATCTTATAGAAGTTTTTTCGAGTCTGGAAGTTTCTATGCACATGACTTCGCTATTCTTGAGCTAACTGATAACGTTCCTAAACATATCCATCATATTTGTCTTCCTCACATGAACAAGAAGATCGATATAAGTGATTCATCGATTAGAATGAGCTCATTTGGATGGGGCAGCGACC GTGTGAAAATGACTAAAAAGGAATGCAAAAAATTCTACCCCAAACAGTTGGATGACACCTTCTGCACCTTTGAACGTGCCGACGAATGCATTTGCGAA GGCGATAGTGGTGGTGGAGTTACGGCAAATATAGACGGCAGAACATATCTTGCTGGAGTATTGTTTCGTGGAACTCCATGCAAAGATTTGTATAGCGGTCGTAAAGAACCAACAGCTCAG tttgaagTCGTTATTGGTGCAAAATCCGCGCCAAACTATGAGAGAGCAAGAAGAGATGCTCAAAAGGTCAGGGGTGTGCAAAGAGAGTCCCGGctgaatttcgagcatgccccggtcacACCTCGTCAGAGccattag
- a CDS encoding hypothetical protein (NECATOR_CHRIII.G9702.T1), which produces MDGVAGVIKGAETEKDMTIYTYNARTLASEAVIKDLMQAKKIKYDVIGLSETRRRHPLNAVYKTGDHLFLGTCDSRDAGGVGVLVNTSMVKNIDSFEQLTPRVGRLRMRRCGPTPALTIFVAYAPTSSYEEEVEAFFTDLEKLYRRDHAFYKVIIGDFNAKVGPIRTPEEFHIGSHGLQWNDQGERLSDFIMTTKTIHGNSQFQKPSSLRWTWESPGGGYRNEIDHIIVNKRFCLTDLAVVPKFYTGSDHRLHRRKIFLHKESSESRQFEREIPALSSTGTLLTPAFGKIPQWTTSTRNMTGSLNTFTTARRRLRVLKPPRDACLLKLLS; this is translated from the coding sequence atggacggggttgcaggagtaaTAAAGGGtgccgaaacggaaaaggacatGACGATCtatacttataacgcacgtacgcttgcatcagAAGCTGTCATCAAAGATCTGATGCAAGCCAaaaagatcaagtacgacgtcatcggactgagcgagacgagacgacgtcaccctctcaacgccgtatataaAACTGGAGACCACCTGtttttaggaacatgcgacagtagagatgctggtggagttggcgtcctcgtcaacacgagtatggtaaagaacatcgactctttcgaacaacttacgccCCGAGTCGGACGTCTGCgtatgagaagatgtggcccaacaccagctttgactatcttcgtcgcttacgctccaacatcaagctacgaagaagaagtcgaagctttctttACGGACTTGGAGAAGCTTTACCGAagagatcatgccttctacaaggtcataattggcgatttcaacgccaaagttggcccaataagaacgccggaggaattTCACATCGGttcccacggcctacaatggaacgaccagggggagaggctctccgacttcatcatgacgactaagaccatccatgggaactcgcaatttcagaagccctcctctctacgctggacgtgggagtcacccggtggagggtaccgtaatgaaatagaccacatcatcgtcaataaaaggttctgcctcaCGGACCttgctgttgtaccaaagttctatacaggatcggaccatcgcctccatcggaggaagattttccttcacaaggagagcagtgAAAGCCGCCAGTtcgagagagaaatcccagcaCTGTCATCAACTGGGACTCTTCTTActccggcttttgggaagattccgcaatggacaacatcgacgaggaatatgaccggctcgttgaacaccttcacgactgcaagaagaaggctgagagttttaaaaccaccaagagacgcctgtctcttgaaactcttgagctga